In the genome of Arachis stenosperma cultivar V10309 chromosome 6, arast.V10309.gnm1.PFL2, whole genome shotgun sequence, the window ATTGAACATATGAGTCACTATAAGTCAGCTCCACAACAAGGTCAGAAACGGGGTAGAAGTCGCCCCACAGGGTCTGGAAAGAAACAGCAGCTGACTTCTCTTGGTAAATATCTGTTTCAGCTTTTATTATGTCTTTTGATGAATTGaagttattataatttaatgttGAATTGTTACTGTTCTTGTTTGAAAATACTTATTGGGATTTATGTAAAAATCCCAATTGTTCATAGCTTTCACAGCTTAACTATCAATTATAGAAATGCTTGTCTTATCcaaatatatatgtatttagtttttttttcttctaattaatctacttttcataattaaatataaaagataaggtGTTTGCACTTGAGTGTTGAGTAATCCTCAATTTCTCATTCAGTCATTGTTCCATTATTCCTAAAAAATTGTTTATCATTGATTCTTGCATCTTCTCTTTATTTCTATGCTCAatatattatgattattattactattattattatgaatAGAGCTAGCTAGCTGCATTTCCCCCAGgatcacacacacacacacacacacacacatatatgaAACTTGGGAGTTGATTGTGACCACTGCTTATACTCACCAATGAATTATCATGTGCAAGTTCATTGACATGTATAGTTTTGCAGATGCGTTTGGTGAGAATGGAAGGCCAGCATCAGGTGATGAAGGTGTTGTACCTCTGAATGCTTCGCTCCAAATTGATCTTGAGTGGATATCTTGGAAGGCTATATCTGACATAACCAAGGATAAGAATGTTCTCAAGAAGACCTTGAAGGAGGGAGAGGGGTATGAACGTCCCAATGATGGAGCTGTGGTTCAAGGTAAAGCTTTTGATCTGCATTATGCTTCTCTTTGTTCCATTTACTATTTCATTGGCTGCTGTTGTTGAATTCGTTATTTTTATTGTTGTAGTGAAACTTATTGGTAAGCTGCAAGATGGGACTATTTTCGTGAAGAAGGGTCATGATGATGAGCAGCcatttgagttcaaaattgacGAGGAGCAAGTAATTGATGGACTTGATAAAGCTGTGATGAACATGAAGAAAGGGGAAGTTGCATTGGTGACCATACATCTTGAGTATGCTTTTGGCTCATCTGGGTCAACTCAGGAATTGGCCACCGTTCCTCCCAACTCCAACGTGTACTATGAAGTTGAGCTGGTTTCCTTTGTAAAGGTGAGAGAGAATTGTCTTATGTTCCTAATATTTTATGGTTCTGACAATATTAAAAACAAcactaatttaataaaaatggAATGCAAGAAAAGGAATCGTGGGATCTGAATACACCCGAGAAGATAGAGGCAGCtggaaagaagaaggaggaagggAATGCATTATTCAAGGTTGGCAAATATGAAAGAGCATCAAAGAGATATGAAAAGGTATTGTACTCCCTGCAAAAATCTTAGCGAAATTTGTTGTGATGTGAGGAAATTCAGAATCAcatgaatatttttttgggttttaaTATATAGTTCTCTGTATCCTTCACTGTAGAGTGCAGTACAGTTGCAAGATAAGGCTCAACatgttcttttttaattttttgtctaGTTAATTACTTGCTTGCAAAAACATCTCATGCAATTGGCTGATGCTCATCTGTTAACAATGATTTTCTACTTAAAAATTCTGTGTTATTTCACTTCTCAAATTGATTAATCTTATGCTTTGTTAATCATGATATTGTTTATTTAGTCTTTTTCTATGTTAATATTTAAAGTTtaataaatatgatataaagaaaATAGGTTATAGTAAAAAAAATGGTATGAACTATTGTAGTTggtcagttttttttttaagctCATGCAAGAAATTGCGGCGGTTCAAAACCGTcgcaatttttttaaaaaatatccacATAAATTTACGGCGGTTTTAA includes:
- the LOC130934596 gene encoding peptidyl-prolyl cis-trans isomerase FKBP65-like; its protein translation is MQSYIEEREREVAEREAAWRSPSNTPPSVITVAETGTDSPNFKYIILNYLRNRETRVIEQFEPGVYVTLIIKPTGVKMFKRVGFSVICIEHMSHYKSAPQQGQKRGRSRPTGSGKKQQLTSLDAFGENGRPASGDEGVVPLNASLQIDLEWISWKAISDITKDKNVLKKTLKEGEGYERPNDGAVVQVKLIGKLQDGTIFVKKGHDDEQPFEFKIDEEQVIDGLDKAVMNMKKGEVALVTIHLEYAFGSSGSTQELATVPPNSNVYYEVELVSFVKESWDLNTPEKIEAAGKKKEEGNALFKVGKYERASKRYEKSAVQLQDKAQHVLF